The Vicinamibacteria bacterium sequence CGTGATTCCGGGAGGGCGGCCGTGCCGCTCGCAACCGCCCCCCCCTTCCCGTCGAGGAGCACGTAGGCAAGCTTGACCGAGCCCGCACCCGCTTCGCCGCCGACCTCGGCATTCAGCAGAAGGCGTACCCCTGGCTTTGCTGGATCGCGGCCGTTGTAGGCTGTGACCCGCAGGGGGAGCTCGCTGACCGCGAAGGGCGAACGCAGCAGGCGGCCCAGCACCTCGCTCGCATTGACCAGGGACGCGGCGTGAGGGATCCGCACAAAGGGTCGGGCGCGGGCGCTCAGGCCGCTCCCCCCCACCCGAACCCGCACCTCGTGGGAGCGATCGTCGCGGTCCGCTTCCTCCGGCTCGAAAGCGAGCACGTAGTAGCCCGTCAGCTCGCGCGCGATGCGATCAAAGACTCCCTCGCCCGTGCCCGCGATCCTGAAGACGCGGCCGCGGGTGAGGGAGGCGAGGGCGTCCAGGCCCTGGCCCAGGTGCTGCGCGTCTTCCATCTCGCCGGTCGCGGGAGCGGCGCGGCTGGCGTCGGCCACCGCATTCGGCTCGACGCGCACGACGTAAAGGGTGACCCGGCTCGCCTCCGCGGTCTGGGCGATCTCCCGGATGGCCGCGGCCCGCTGCGGGTCTAGGCCCTGGGACAGGAGCACCACCGTCTTGGGGCCCTCGAGGCCGCCCAGAGCCGTGAAGAGGCTGCGCAGGGTGTCGAGGGCAACGTCGGAATTGCGGCGGAACTCGGTGGAAAGCCCGCGCGCCTCCTCCGTGAGGATGGCGACGCACGCCTCGTGGTCGCGCAGGGGCAGGGTCGGCGGGCACTCGCGGACCAGAACCTCGCTCCAGCGGGAGGGATCGTCGTCGAGAGCAAGGGACTCCGTGAGCCCCAGGCGCCTCCCCGAGACTTGTCCGCGGGCGACCACCCGCGCGAGAGCACGCCGCACCTCGGCGTGCTCGGCGGTGAGCTCTACCCGGGACCCGGGGGGAGGGAAGGTCAGAAGGCCCACGCGGTCTGCCGGCGTCAAGCGGTCGAGAAGACGGTCCGCAGCGGCCGTGACCGCGCGCAGGGGGCCGGGGCGCGTGCTTCCCTGGTCGACGGCGATGACCACCAGCCGCCCCCTCACCGCACCCTCGTTGGTGCTGTAGGCGGCGGGCGCCGCCTTATCCGTGGGCCCCGTGACCCCTTCCTCGCCTAGGGGGACGAATGCCGCGGACACAATAGGCCGCGACCGGCCGTCCACCTCGAGCCGGAAGTCCTCCGGGGTGAGGTCGCGCACCGGGCGGCCCCGCGCATCCACCACCGAAACTTCGACCAGCACGAGCGCCGCCTCGGCGGGAAACGAGGGCGGCCTGGAGGGCTGCTGGGCCAAGGCGGCGCCGCTCAAGACCAGGCTCGCCCAGAGCGGGCCGGCGGCGGCCGCTCCTGCCACCCCCCTCATCGGCGTCCCTCCCCCGCCCGGTAGCCCTGGCGCGCCCGCACCAAGCGCCCCGCCCCCACTTCCACCCGGATCGTGCGCCACCCGCCGTCAAGGCTGGTGTTGGTGCCCGAATAGGCGAGCACGTACTGGCCCGAGAGCTCATCGAGGATCCCCGTGAAGACCCCCGGCAGCTCGGCGGGATCGTCGGTATGGAAGGCGCGTCCGCCCCCTATCCGCGCCAGCCGGCCGAGGATGTTCTTGAGGGTGGGGTCCTTGGTCCCGCGGCCCTGGCCGATCATGTAAAGAGGGGTATCGCTGCGCTCGACCCGCCGCTCCACGTCCTGGATGGTGGCGCGGCTGGACTCGTCCTCGCCGTCCGTGAAGACCACAAGCGCCTTCTTCCCCTTCCGGGGATCGAGAATCTCGTAACCCTTGAGAATGACGTCGTAGAGGGCAGTGCCACCCCAAGCGGCGAGGCGATCCACGGCCCGAACCCGCGCGCCGGGCTCACTCTCTCGCCGTGCCAGCGTGAAAATGCCGTCGTTGAAGGCGATGAGGGTCACCCGATCCTCGGCCTTGAGTGCGCCCAGGAAGCCCTGCACGGCCCGCCGCACCCGCGGCATGGCCGGAGCCATGCTGGCGCTCATGTCGACCGCAACCACGATCTCGCGTGACGCGTCCTCGCCCAGGAAGTGGCTGACCGGCTGGGGGACGCCGTCCTCGAAGACCCGGAAATCATCCGCCTTCAGGCCCCGCAGAAGTCGCCCCTTGGAATCGGTCACGATGGCTGTGACCTGCACCAGATTGACGTCGACGGCGAAGGAGAGGTCGATCCCCGCGGTGCGAAGGCTCGCCACCAACCGGGCGCCCGAACGCAGCGTAGCCACCGCCCTCAGATGATGAGGAACAATGCCCGCCCCCGCGTCCCACGCGCACTCGAAGGGCGACTTCTCGAGCGAGCACGCGATCTCGCCGTCGACGCTCAAGGTGAGCCGCGTGACCTGTGCCCCGAGCTCCTCCGGCTCGAGCTCGGCTCGGAGCGTGGTGGGCCCGGAGATTGCGGTCTCGGGCAGGGGCGACGTGAACCGCAGGGAAGCGGCGGAGGCGGGAGCGAGGCCCAGGCCGCCCGCGAGCACCACCGCGAGCGCCGCGCCGGAGAGCCTCAGAATCGGGCTCCGCCGGGGTCTTGCACGGGTACGAGCGGCCCCGCCACGGCCAGGGATGCGATGGCATCCTCGATCCGCTCCCGGGACAGCGTGGCCGCGAACCGCTCGAGGGTCGCCCCGTCCTCGCGATCCACGGGCTCCGCCCCGTCGATCACATCCTGGACGATCCGCCCCACCACCGCGGGGGCGAGCGACGCCGGAAGCCCCAGTTCGGCGAGGGCGTCGAGAGCTCTTAGCGCCGGGTCCATGAGCCGCGCCGCCGGGAGGCCGTCCTCTCCGGTGCCCGTGAGGTCGCTCCAAGGGCGCGGTGGGGGCGCCTGCAGGCACAGAGGCCCGCCCCGGGGCAGGGCCAAGGCACCCCAGGCGTCGCAGGCCGGGGGGGCGGGGCGGTCACCTAGAGAGGCGAGCTCGGCCAGCGAAAAGAGACGCTCCGCCTGAACTCCGTCGTCCAGCCCCCGCGCGCACCGCGCCGCGCGGCCCTCCCCCTCCGCGACCAGCAACTCGAGAATCGTGTCCCCCCGCTCGTGGTTGTGGCACACCCGCGCGATCCGCGCGCGGCCTCGAAGGAGCGCCCCCGCTACAGCATCGCGATCCGCATCCCGGAGGGCGAACGGGCTCATCAGGGCCGCGCCGAGGGCGAGCATGCGCGCGGTCCCCGGGTCGACCACGGGCGCACGCTCGGGCAGCTCGCGGCGGAGGTGCTTCAGGGCCGACAGGGCCAGCCCCGCATCAAGGCCCAGGAGCGACCCGCGCAGCCGCCAGGGTCTTCCCGCCCCCCAGATCGCATCCGGAAGAGCCCAGGCCGAGCGAGCGCGGGCCTCGCGACTAGAGGCGGCCGAGAAGAACTCGTGGCGATCCGCTAGAGTCGCCAGCTCCGGAGCCGCCGCGTGGGCGGCGTAAACGAGGGCGATCAGGGTGGCTCCGAGCAGCATATCGGGGTCGCGGGCCGGGCCCGCCCCTCCTGGCTCTCGCGTCGCGCTGCCACGTGCACTGACGGGAGCCTCCAGGCGGGGCCGTTCGGGGGACGCGGGCCGCCCGGCGCCCGCGCCCGGCGCACGCTCCGCCCCCTCCCCGCCCTCCGTCGTTGCCCGCGCGGCTCGCTCGAATGCGAGCACCTCATCAAGAGCCGGGCCCTGTTGCTGCCGCCGAGCGGCCTCGAAACGGAGCTTCTCGGCCAGGG is a genomic window containing:
- a CDS encoding VWA domain-containing protein, whose amino-acid sequence is MVLAGGLGLAPASAASLRFTSPLPETAISGPTTLRAELEPEELGAQVTRLTLSVDGEIACSLEKSPFECAWDAGAGIVPHHLRAVATLRSGARLVASLRTAGIDLSFAVDVNLVQVTAIVTDSKGRLLRGLKADDFRVFEDGVPQPVSHFLGEDASREIVVAVDMSASMAPAMPRVRRAVQGFLGALKAEDRVTLIAFNDGIFTLARRESEPGARVRAVDRLAAWGGTALYDVILKGYEILDPRKGKKALVVFTDGEDESSRATIQDVERRVERSDTPLYMIGQGRGTKDPTLKNILGRLARIGGGRAFHTDDPAELPGVFTGILDELSGQYVLAYSGTNTSLDGGWRTIRVEVGAGRLVRARQGYRAGEGRR
- a CDS encoding VWA domain-containing protein is translated as MRGVAGAAAAGPLWASLVLSGAALAQQPSRPPSFPAEAALVLVEVSVVDARGRPVRDLTPEDFRLEVDGRSRPIVSAAFVPLGEEGVTGPTDKAAPAAYSTNEGAVRGRLVVIAVDQGSTRPGPLRAVTAAADRLLDRLTPADRVGLLTFPPPGSRVELTAEHAEVRRALARVVARGQVSGRRLGLTESLALDDDPSRWSEVLVRECPPTLPLRDHEACVAILTEEARGLSTEFRRNSDVALDTLRSLFTALGGLEGPKTVVLLSQGLDPQRAAAIREIAQTAEASRVTLYVVRVEPNAVADASRAAPATGEMEDAQHLGQGLDALASLTRGRVFRIAGTGEGVFDRIARELTGYYVLAFEPEEADRDDRSHEVRVRVGGSGLSARARPFVRIPHAASLVNASEVLGRLLRSPFAVSELPLRVTAYNGRDPAKPGVRLLLNAEVGGEAGAGSVKLAYVLLDGKGGAVASGTAALPESRSFLAAAEVPAGDYTLKVAALDARGRRGSVEHRLKAGLQAVSGIEMGDLVLSEPGEGTELRVRIAPESDGKLLAFVEIYAREAAPLAGARVTFEVAEEPKGPPLLEVKAPEGPPEAAPRRRPFQAVLDVGVLPPGDYFARASLSVGDHPAVSSLRPFKVRARLASVEGEVGPARRMPARELGPVLPRFDRTDALRPEVVAYFLGRLETLVGPPATRAVQEARAHAASGRLEAVLDDLKDVTSDSLDVAFLRGLAYLARGELRPAETQLQHALRKSSEFVAAAFFMGACRAAGGDDAQAVGAWQTALAVESGAPRLRRLLGEALLRTDDPDAAVELLGEAQAAGDRGLDRSLGLAYAMAGRRGEALTSLNRHLDAQGDDLGALFVALRLMFDAQATGERANSLASERERFARYARSYEAAKGPQHQLVTRWLKYLNDRP